From the Marispirochaeta aestuarii genome, the window TCCATAGCCCGGTCCATCGAAAATGTTATCCGGGACAACGGGTATAACCTGCTTGTCTGCAGTACGGAAAACGACGAAGAGCTGGAAAGAAAATACATTGACGCCCTTGTGTCCCGGAACATATCCGGTATTGTTCTGCACAGTACCGGTAAACTCGAGGAATACATAACTCAGGTCAGTCAGCATGTCCCCATAGCCCTGGTGTACCGGCATGTCGAACACAGCGGATTCATCGGCGATACCATCGATACGGATGCCCGGCAGGCCAGCTACGACATGACGCGGCACCTTATCGATTCGGGACACAAACGCATCGGAATGCTGAACGGTTATATGCAGTTCAGTACCAGCCGGGACAGATGGCGGGGATTCTGCTCCGCCATGGAAGAGGCAGGCCTGCCGGTAAACGATAAATACATCGCCAACGGCGATTTTACGGAAGCCGACGGGTATACGGGCACTCTGCGTATGATGTCCCAGGACCCTCCCCCCACAGCTCTTATTGGTATGAATACAGCAGTAACCGTTGGGGCCATGAAATATCTGCAGGAAGCAGGAATTTCAATTCCAGAGGACATCTCCGTCGTATGCTACGGAGAAGTGGAAAACTCGGAACTCATGAAGATCTCTCCAACCCGGGTTCCTCAGTTCCCCTCGGATCTGGGTTCAAAGGTTGGAGAGCTTATTCTGGACAGAATAAAAAATCCCGGAAGATCAAACCGGGAAGTCATTTTCGGAGCAAAGATTATCCCGGGAAACTCCGTTGCCCCCCCTCCGAACAACTGAGTATCCGAATCCGATGTCCTACGTAGGACATTCTTTGGTCAAACCCTTGTTATACTGAAACAATAACCGCTATACTTTTCAGCAGGAATGCAGGATCGGATTACCCAGAACTCAATTGCCCGGGCCCTCGGATTATCGATAAAGACCGTCCAGCGGGCTTTTTCGGGATCAGACAAGGTTGCAGAGAGCACAAAAACCAGTATACAAAATTACGCTGCCCTGGTGGGTTATTCATGCAATAGAAGCGCCCGGTCTCTGGTACGCAACAATCTGCGCAACATCCATCTGTTCTCCTCGTCTTCTCCTCATTACTTCTGGACCAGCGTTGCCAGGGGGATGGAAAGCGCGCTTCTTGAAATCCGGGATTTCGGGTATTCCGCTGTCTACCATCCCGTACCGGCCAAGAATACCGGCGCCTATATGAAGGAACTTCAGCTGGCGAGCACCGGAGGCATGGATGCCGCTGCATTGGTAAATAATCCGGAATATGATATGGGACGGATATTCGGCTTTCTCGACCGCCGAAATATCCCCTACATTACCCTCAACATCGATGCCGTCGAAACGAACAGACTCGCTTTCATCGGCCCGGACTATGGCGCCGGAGGCAGACTCGCTGCGGAGTTCCTGGGAAAAACAATACGGGGAAATGGCAGGAT encodes:
- a CDS encoding LacI family DNA-binding transcriptional regulator → MIKAYKIKRATIKDVARAAGVSIATVSRVINGNYYVSPRIEEKVQQAIAESGYVPNSVARSLKSNTTYLIGFIVSDISNFMLMSIARSIENVIRDNGYNLLVCSTENDEELERKYIDALVSRNISGIVLHSTGKLEEYITQVSQHVPIALVYRHVEHSGFIGDTIDTDARQASYDMTRHLIDSGHKRIGMLNGYMQFSTSRDRWRGFCSAMEEAGLPVNDKYIANGDFTEADGYTGTLRMMSQDPPPTALIGMNTAVTVGAMKYLQEAGISIPEDISVVCYGEVENSELMKISPTRVPQFPSDLGSKVGELILDRIKNPGRSNREVIFGAKIIPGNSVAPPPNN
- a CDS encoding LacI family DNA-binding transcriptional regulator, translated to MQDRITQNSIARALGLSIKTVQRAFSGSDKVAESTKTSIQNYAALVGYSCNRSARSLVRNNLRNIHLFSSSSPHYFWTSVARGMESALLEIRDFGYSAVYHPVPAKNTGAYMKELQLASTGGMDAAALVNNPEYDMGRIFGFLDRRNIPYITLNIDAVETNRLAFIGPDYGAGGRLAAEFLGKTIRGNGRILIIHNPVDSEHILAGAHINEERLLHFVSYLSVHFPRVEHQVISFRSRQSREDMMQELDEILRDEADSFSGIYSIADIQELLGEKILHQGLENRYSILVHGVNPDTGMYLLSHAFTAAIHQNPFRQGYYAVRLLEHYLENGSMPATIPSIPQGILLGNSINDQDDFWRIE